TGGCAGCGGCCCTGGCTTTGCCACTTACTATCACAGGGGGAGCAGCATTTCCAGACCGCGACCTGGTAATCTTTTTGACCTTCAGCGTCATTCTTGTCACTCTGGTAATACAGGGACTCAGCCTCAGCCCCCTGATCCGGCTGCTGCATTTGAAAGAGGATAATTCACGCGAGAGGGAACATACAGAGGCACATCTAGAGGCCGCTCGTGCCGCCCTGATACGCCTCGACGAACTCTCTACGGAAGATTGGGTACCGGAGGATTATCTGACGCGCATGCGCGGCATGTACGAGAAAAAAATCAAAGCCCTCAATGCCCTGGTAGACGGGGGAGATGGCGCAGCAGAAGTTCTGGACGGCGCTCGCCTGGGAGATAAGCGTCGTTTGCGCCAGGAGGTACTTGAAGCTGAGCGCTCCACCATTATCCAACTACGCGACCGCGGGCGCATCGACGATGAAGTGCTGCGCGAGGTCGAACGCGAGCTTGATCTTGAGGAGCAACGCTTGCAAACGGATTAAAAGGTGCGACTCGTGAAAAGGAAACTGGTCCGCGGCGAAGGTATAAAGCTACCTGTTTATTGACAGAAAAGCACTATATCATTATTACTTATTTGTAAGAGGTCATCTTCAGTTGCTGCCTGTTCATCTCGTGCGCGCAAGTAAGAGAAATCTCTGCAAGTTATTTAGCCTTTCGCTACAATTCAAATCAACATGAGAAAGGACAGTTCTACCTATGGCGAACAACTCGTTTCAGAAGACCAGCATCACCAGTGAGGCAGCGGAGCGCCTTATCGCCGCTGCTGAGGCCAAAGCGCGTGACATGGGTAAAGCCATGGTCATCGCCATTTGCGACGAGGACGGCATACTCAAAGCATTCAAACGCATGGATGGGGCTCCCCTGTTAAGCGTACAAATCGCACAGGACAAGGCATTTACCGCCATTAGTTTCGGCGGCCTGGCATCACACGAGTGGTATGACTTCATCAAAAACGATCCGCCCTTGCTGCATGGCATCGTCAAGACAGACCGCCTGATCGTATTTGGCGGCGGCTACGCTATCAAGGACGGCGAAACCATTATCGGTGGCATCGGTGTAAGCGGCGGTCACTATTCCGAGGATATGCAGGTGGCTCAGGCAGCTTTAGAGGCTCTGTAACCTGTTTTAAGGCGTTTTAACAGGGCTACACGGACCTGA
The sequence above is a segment of the Ktedonobacteraceae bacterium genome. Coding sequences within it:
- a CDS encoding heme-binding protein; its protein translation is MANNSFQKTSITSEAAERLIAAAEAKARDMGKAMVIAICDEDGILKAFKRMDGAPLLSVQIAQDKAFTAISFGGLASHEWYDFIKNDPPLLHGIVKTDRLIVFGGGYAIKDGETIIGGIGVSGGHYSEDMQVAQAALEAL